Proteins encoded within one genomic window of Triticum aestivum cultivar Chinese Spring chromosome 2D, IWGSC CS RefSeq v2.1, whole genome shotgun sequence:
- the LOC123053709 gene encoding uncharacterized protein: MCSRRRSVAYFAHGSHRLLPADADDDGEFSCDGCLVAGAGPRYLCGHPGCGFKLHEVCARSFPRTLKSIVHSQHRLKRRESAAAAADHGTGGGNVRCEVCGEDVKGACYGCSAGACASATVVVHPLCVRLPPVARGPAAAHPCGHDAWLVKKSDGGAAPASMCAACGRGVGVPVRDVHPRCFVPPADRCRGGEAAAASMGKRCCLVFGQDLTSCLNISYYYRGAG, from the coding sequence ATGTGTAGCAGGAGGAGGTCCGTCGCCTACTTCGCCCACGGCAGCCACCGGCTGCTCCCAGCAGACGCTGATGACGACGGCGAGTTCTCCTGCGACGGCTGTCTGGTCGCCGGCGCCGGGCCCCGGTACCTGTGTGGCCACCCCGGCTGTGGCTTCAAGCTCCACGAGGTATGCGCGCGCAGCTTCCCGAGGACGCTCAAGTCCATCGTCCACTCCCAGCACAGGCTGAAACGGCGcgagagcgccgccgccgccgcggaccaTGGCACCGGCGGCGGCAACGTCAGGTGCGAGGTGTGCGGGGAGGACGTGAAGGGCGCGTGCTACGGCTGCAGCGCTGGCGCGTGCGCTTCCGCGACAGTCGTCGTGCACCCGCTCTGCGTCCGCCTGCCGCCCGTGGCGCGGGGTCCGGCCGCGGCGCACCCCTGCGGCCACGACGCGTGGCTCGTCAAGAAGTCGGAtggcggcgcggcgccggcgtcTATGTGCGCGGCGTGTGGGCGCGGCGTGGGGGTACCGGTGCGGGACGTGCACCCGCGGTGCTTCGTGCCGCCGGCGGACCGGTgccgcggcggcgaggcggcggccgccTCCATGGGGAAGCGCTGCTGCCTTGTGTTTGGGCAGGACTTGACGAGCTGCCTCAACATCAGCTACTATTACCGTGGTGCTGGGTAG
- the LOC123053711 gene encoding kelch repeat-containing protein At3g27220, protein MARPAVKALPPKHLVALAVVAILGLFLVADYLWASSRSAAPSIWPSRLDISTRPTASPPPSEKQTKGNTSTGSMDISATFADLPAPELQWKQMAEAPVPRLDGAAIQIKNLLFVFAGYGTINYVHSHVDIYNFSDNTWGGKFDMPKEMAHSHLGMVTDGRYIYVVTGQYGPQCRGPTARNFVLDTERKEWHDLPPLPVPRYAPATQLWRGRLHVMGGSKEDRHEPGLEHWSLAVKDGKALEQEWRSEIPIPRGGPHRACVVANDKLLVIGGQEGDFMAKPGSPIFKCVRRSEMVYSDVYMLDDEMKWKELPPMPKPDSHIEFAWTNVNNSIIIAGGTTEKHPINKRMTLVGEVFRFNLETLEWSVIGRLPFRIKTTLVGYWDGWLYFTSGQRDKGPSNPSPKKVVGCMWRTKLHL, encoded by the exons ATGGCGAGGCCGGCGGTGAAGGCGCTGCCGCCCAAGCACCTCGTGGCGCTCGCCGTCGTCGCCATCCTTGGACTCTTCCTAGTCGCCGACTACCTCTGGGCCTCCTCCCGCTCCGCTGCCCCCTCCATCTGGCCCTCGAGGCTCGATATCTCCACTCGCCCCacggcgtcgccgccgccctcggagAAG CAAACAAAGGGCAATACATCTACAGGTTCCATGGACATAAGTGCCACTTTTGCGGATTTGCCAGCACCAGAATTGCAGTGGAAGCAGATGGCTGAAGCACCGGTACCACGTTTGGACGGTGCTGCTATACAGATTAAGAATCTCTTATTTGTGTTTGCTGGATATGGCACCATTAACTAT GTGCATTCTCATGTGGATATTTACAATTTCTCGGATAATACATGGGGAGGAAAGTTTGATATGCCAAAGGAAATGGCACATTCACATCTGGGGATGGTTACAGATGGAAGATATATTTATGTAGTAACTGGACAATACGGCCCTCAGTGTAGGGGGCCTACAGCTCGAAATTTTGTGTTGGACACTGAAAGAAAAGAATGGCATGATTTGCCTCCACTGCCAGTTCCTAG GTATGCTCCAGCCACACAACTTTGGAGAGGGAGGCTTCATGTGATGGGTGGTAGTAAGGAGGACAGACATGAACCTGGACTTGAACATTGGAGCCTCGCAGTTAAGGATGGGAAAGCATTGGAGCAAGAATGGAGGAGCGAGATACCAATCCCACGTGGTGGTCCACATAG GGCATGTGTTGTTGCTAATGATAAGCTCCTTGTTATTGGTGGTCAAGAAGGAGATTTTATGGCCAAACCTGGATCACCTATATTTAAATGTGTTAGAAGAAGTGAG ATGGTGTACAGCGATGTATACATGCTTGATGATGAAATGAAGTGGAAGGAACTTCCACCCATGCCGAAGCCAGATTCACATATAGAGTTTGCCTGGACGAATGTCAACAATTCTATAATTATTGCTGGGGGAACTACAGAAAAGCACCCAATTAATAAAAGAATGACCTTGGTTGGTGAAGTCTTTCGGTTCAATTTGGAGACACTG GAATGGAGTGTGATCGGGCGGTTACCTTTCCGGATCAAGACCACGTTGGTAGGATACTGGGATGGCTGGCTGTATTTCACTTCCGGGCAACGAGACAAGGGCCCAAGCAACCCATCTCCTAAAAAGGTTGTCGGGTGCATGTGGAGAACTAAGTTGCACCTGTGA